From the genome of Fusarium oxysporum f. sp. lycopersici 4287 chromosome 3, whole genome shotgun sequence, one region includes:
- a CDS encoding STE protein kinase — MDVSDIPSSQETVEDPTLPGSSAEGATIILTPENAEARLAFHDVAEWLHTQTDDPDNQAAQLHTRKCMWISSKQQNDPEAALQGASESLSSSSPISSPRDPKSSSRSNKKDESRDRYEIWKGHYFIFLDNPPRNPSRGWVVGALRDAPHLNDIVLCLHSGNDKMYKVRRNQAIFQIDETSFVSVQPITSKSATKVNGDKISDKRVFNQSSAQLAFGSLCYRIEYARASYADDYPNRVQRYLKEHLNIHTTLLNLSLTPTPSENSPITIGQWTISAGTIGKGASGMVSIASNVQGQRVALKRVQVGRDRERVRKVQIKLETLAALSLKKNENRLLRLIEVITDDVRSTNRIADVWFVQEPAAQEILSTALTRGLFKQGHERIPIITTVLADILGAANFLHRNNWMHGDLKPANIGIRTWTAECKSIVLLDLDDAEESPFPGRHHPARPGTGGTIGWLAPEREMTGYNELADTWSIGVIAIEMIWGRHPWRQWKNPWRTGSEASQLQKEFQDMYGEAIESLNKLHNEALRNAVLGMVRHPYAVTPAQCQSRLTAKEALSLLTDAENGGNSSKRHRAS; from the exons ATGGATGTCTCAGATATTCCAAGTAGCCAAGAGACGGTCGAGGACCCTACTTTACCAGGGTCCTCAGCTGAAGGGGCCACTATCATTCTGACACCAGAAAACGCTGAGGCACGACTGGCATTCCATGATGTTGCGGAATGGCTGCACACACAAACCGACGATCCTGATAACCAAGCTGCGCAACTACACACACGAAAGTGCATGTGGATCTCTTCAAAGCAACAAAATGATCCTGAAGCCGCGCTTCAAGGAGCATCGGAAAgcctttcatcatcatcaccaattTCATCGCCACGGGATCCAAAATCATCGTCCCGCTCAAACAAAAAAGATGAGAGTCGAGACCGTTACGAAATCTGGAAAGGCCACTACTTCATATTTCTCGATAACCCCCCGCGAAATCCGTCAAGAGGATGGGTAGTTGGGGCTCTGAGAGATGCCCCCCATTTGAACGATATCGTCCTTTGTTTACATTCTGGTAACGACAAGATGTACAAGGTTCGACGCAATCAAGCTATCTTTCAAATCGATGAAACAAGTTTTGTATCTGTGCAGCCAATAACTAGCAAATCTGCGACCAAGGTCAACGGGGATAAGATCTCCGACAAGAGAGTTTTCAATCAGTCATCTGCTCAGCTTGCGTTTGGATCCCTCTGCTACCGAATCGAGTATGCTCGAGCGTCTTACGCTGACGACTATCCCAACAGAGTCCAGCGTTACTTGAAAGAGCATCTCAACATTCATACCACTCTATTGAACCTATCACtgacaccaacaccatctgAAAACAGCCCCATTACCATCGGACAATGGACTATCAGCGCAGGTACTATAGGCAAAGGAGCATCTGGAATGGTCAGCATCGCCTCGAATGTCCAGGGTCAACGTGTTGCTTTGAAAAGAGTGCAAGTAGGAAGAGACAGGGAGCGCGTACGGAAAGTTCAAATAAAGCTAGAGACACTTGCTGCATTGAGCCTGAAGAAGAACGAAAACCGCTTGCTGCGACTTATCGAAGTTATCACGGATGATGTGAGATCAACTAATAGGATAGCCGATGTTTGGTTTGTTCAAGAACCAGCTGCTCAGGAAATACTTTCCACTGCCCTCACCAGGGGTCTGTTCAAACAAGGTCATGAGAG GATACCTATCATTACAACCGTTCTGGCAGATATACTCGGCGCTGCAAACTTCCTCCACAGAAATAACTGGATGCACGGAGATCTCAAACCCGCCAACATTGGTATCCGAACTTGGACCGCCGAGTGCAAATCTATAGTGCTGctcgatctcgacgatgCTGAGGAAAGCCCCTTTCCAGGTAGACATCACCCTGCTCGACCTGGAACCGGTGGAACCATTGGGTGGCTAGCTCCTGAGCGAGAGATGACGGGATACAACGAGTTGGCTGATACCTGGAGCATCGGTGTCATCGCCATTGAGATGATTTGGGGGCGCCATCCATGGCGACAGTGGAAGAATCCTTGGAGAACAGGCTCTGAGGCTAGTCAGTTGCAGAAAGAGTTTCAAGACATGTATGGAGAAGCCATTGAATCTTTAAACAAGCTTCATAATGAGG CTTTGAGAAACGCTGTTCTTGGCATGGTGCGGCATCCGTATGCTGTGACACCAGCACAATGCCAATCAAGACTTACAGCTAAAGAGGCTCTGAGTCTTCTGACGGATGCTGAGAATGGTGGAAACTCTAGTAAGCGACATAGAGCGTCTTGA
- a CDS encoding L-lactate dehydrogenase: MDSGSRIAIVGVGEVGGAIAYNLTLGSIASELLLVELDLNLRNAQVEDLSDVAYSTGSSTRVRSATYGEAAQSDIVVITAASKHTLGQNTIDCTSRNTSMIREVMDAMKPFRSDTILLVVANPVDLLTSIAQGMSGLPKSQVIGSGTSLDTSRLRRMVASRGSVSPSSIGAFVVGVHGEDQVTAWSTATVGAVPISEVHMFSALDRARIDSTYKHRSRVITQGKGSAVFGIASISANLCCSILLDKREISPVCHFQPKFDCCLSMPAIIGRKGILSTLHLSLDDQEQAAIAASAKHLKDRIEWIQKYWWL; this comes from the exons ATGGACTCGGGTTCTCGTATCGCAATCGTCGGCGTCGGCGAAGTTGGCGGGGCCATCGCCTACAATCTAACACTGGGCTCCATCGCCAGCGAGTTGCTTCtcgttgaacttgacttgaACTTGAGAAACGCTCAAGTCGAGGATCTCTCGGATGTGGCCTACAGCACTGGTAGCAGCACACGAGTGCGATCTGCCACGTATGGGGAGGCGGCCCAGAGTGATATCGTGGTCATCACCGCCGCATCTAAGCACACATTAG GCCAAAACACTATCGACTGCACGTCTCGGAACACGTCCATGATCCGGGAAGTCATGGACGCAATGAAGCCATTCCGATCTGACACTATTTTGCTCGTCGTTGCAAACCCTGTTGATCTGCTCACTTCCATCGCTCAGGGAATGTCTGGGCTTCCCAAATCTCAAGTCATAGGTTCAGGAACCTCTCTGGATACTTCCAGGCTACGCAGAATGGTTGCATCTCGAGGTTCG GTCTCCCCCTCTTCCATAGGTGCTTTTGTGGTTGGTGTCCATGGAGAAGACCAAGTTACTGCATGGTCGACGGCAACTGTTGGTGCAGTCCCCATTTCTGAGGTTCACATGTTTAGCGCTCTTGATCGTGCAAGAATCGACAGCACCTATAAGCATCGCTCCCGAGTCATTACGCAAGGTAAAGGCTCGGCCGTATTCGGAATTGCTTCTATATCTGCAAACCTATGCTGTTCTATTCTCTTGGACAAGCGTGAAATCAGCCCCGTCTGCCATTTCCAACCTAAGTTCGATTGCTGTCTGAGCATGCCTGCTATCATTGGAAGGAAAGGAATTCTGAGCACCCTGCACCTGTCTTTGGACGATCAGGAGCAGGCAGCTATAGCAGCATCAGCGAAGCACTTGAAGGACAGGATTGAGTGGATCCAAAAGTATTGGTGGCTATAA
- a CDS encoding hypothetical protein (At least one base has a quality score < 10), with product MSSGQRKRGWRQCLADSYEKQYGPLDDPVPTFGAKLVTFPSTPILPMCFTGPDPEFLERLDRRLYAIENDPVPKCLQGLRFVDPEDEESAAVPISMSCSDNDTDEEHRSPLQRMIREVTVRTYAKAGIDIVAVEAKRQTRRRAREERRKARAAKSINTKSLPSSHDHAIEPPSNTDVDVETDAVEHQTKHQKRKRRTEDEEAEDSTHDAQPRRKVAKPSDTTIARPKRQIRPSFKPQTSYSPPQTPSPTEREYTQRQAVPSSPESPIAQQPTPEVDNSSRYLSQDSPTAGEDFSAG from the exons ATGTCCTCAGGACAGAGAAAACGCGGCTGGCGGCAATGCCTAGCTGACAGTTATGAGAAACAGTACGGA CCTCTTGATGACCCAGTCCCGACCTTCGGCGCCAAATTGGTGACGTTTCCATCGACGCCGATTCTCCCCATGTGCTTCACTGGACCTGACCCCGAGTTCCTCGAGCGACTTGATCGGCGTCTCTACGCTATCGAAAATGACCCAGTTCCCAAATGTCTGCAGGGCCTGCGTTTCGTCGACCCCGAGGACGAGGAATCAGCTGCCGTCCCCATTAGCATGAGCTGCTCCGACAACGACACCGACGAGGAACACCGTAGCCCCTTGCAGCGAATGATACGCGAGGTTACTGTTCGCACGTATGCAAAAGCTGGCATAGACATTGTCGCTGTTGAGGCCAAGCGACAGACAAGAAGGCGAGCGAGGGAGGAAAGGCGCAAAGCCAGAGCTGCCAAATCGATCAATACGAAGTCTCTACCGTCATCTCACGACCATGCTATCGAGCCCCCCAGCAATACCGATGTGGATGTTGAAACAGACGCGGTCGAGCATCAAACCAAGCACCAGAAGAGAAAGCGTCGAACagaggacgaggaagccGAAGACTCAACACATGACGCCCAGCCTCGCCGCAAGGTCGCCAAACCCAGCGACACGACCATCGCTCGACCAAAGCGTCAAATCCGCCCATCGTTCAAGCCTCAAACTTCATACAGTCCTCCACAAACCCCTTCACCCACCGAAAGAGAATATACACAAAGACAAGCTGTGCCGTCATCTCCCGAGTCTCCTATCGCacaacaaccaacacctGAGGTTGACAACTCTTCACGCTACTTGAGCCAGGACTCGCCAACTGCAGGAGAGGATTTTTCAGCAGGATGA